Proteins from one Oncorhynchus tshawytscha isolate Ot180627B linkage group LG16, Otsh_v2.0, whole genome shotgun sequence genomic window:
- the LOC112215156 gene encoding titin homolog, with the protein MPAPKRHKSFQAPQAKRRKEDQNEVAMPSNKTTPASATSSNPQREAPLWRRNKKKPPAELKEGNKPAGSSRHSSKTKSTQKARTRTKFNPPVKNAKLLKATSASSKNPNSKGTLKRPAKIFKTASTESDEELIRTHKPHCIRKYSNGDRGKRKGSQSNLNEEVLLSDPVQRDHNYGIPSASYGSHSEIEENKRKRVRESTRGPETQRDVKMETQMSSEPLPEQSGQMKRSSETYEVQDNSMTTPTDEFSESVNTKPDIKMSPPASPEKASDPIHKQVNQNNSITTPTDEFSEYVNTEPDTQMYPPASPEKASDPIHKQVNQSREKHEEQNDSVTIPTYQVSESVASKMDAYKKSADPIPELLKQSTETQEMQENSMTTYTDKVNEHLETKVGAKILSHPAIGLVAYSSSSDSECESEGNDRTGVTESIDVKMKTQASSEKASDPVPEQVKESSETRQMQEDPMTTPTYEVTEDSMTSPTYEVTEDSMTSPTESVDPKLDANIKPPPSIEVYSEEASDPVPEQVNPEQVNQIYIEIEKVQEDSMTTPTDEVRELLDGTLDAEVMSLPPLEASSEETHTFEVSESVETKCSELAPEHVTQSTEMQGDSAPTHAVQVSESVDTKLDIEVNSAPPVELSSEETSDIVSVSEQVLQSSETQEVQEDSMTTRTDELRESLGTKSGAKIKSPPLEVLFSALKESSLCKHPLSHTMRSNVKEFLGVEDSLEITKKDCDFGVTESIECTLDLETPIIVEDMEIGHCVVEVVGENGEEVDSDLEIIDNSERPEKTLELTKGSEEECSVDKSEDGIEKKGTSSSNQDSTNSGKKEVTKKTQGSLEKPKKQQMNPQARTKARLAALAEQKAAGSKKASRQLNLLALCEEIADDIATDTMLIKTKEEEEQVVIIKAEPSKEPECTPPVTQAETVPIPPTPARPEEPSPAVEPSAEEPAPAKPPAPEPPRRRFFISQVTVPLKIHEKKKLTRFQRLRQVELQREKNMSWTMVKKLKSDQKMIPETETKPSPPAAAPLQVTTPPPLNQSSCTLLNQSS; encoded by the coding sequence ATGCCTGCCCCTAAAAGACACAAGTCTTTTCAGGCTCCTCAAGcgaagagaagaaaggaggatCAGAACGAAGTCGCCATGCCATCCAACAAAACGACACCAGCCTCTGCAACGTCAAGCAACCCCCAAAGAGAAGCACCTTTGTGGAGAAGGAATAAGAAAAAGCCCCCTGCAGAACTAAAAGAGGGAAATAAACCTGCAGGGTCCAGCCGCCATTCCTCCAAGACAAAATCAACTCAAAAGGCCAGGACTAGGACCAAGTTCAATCCACCTGTAAAGAACGCCAAGCTGCTGAAAGCCACAAGTGCCTCCTCAAAGAATCCCAACTCTAAAGGAACCCTAAAAAGACCAGCCAAGATCTTCAAAACTGCTTCCACAGAGTCCGATGAGGAGCTTATCAGAACTCATAAACCACATTGCATCAGAAAATACTCTAATGGGGATCGAGGTAAGCGTAAAGGGTCACAGTCTAACCTGAATGAAGAAGTATTGCTCTCAGACCCTGTGCAGAGGGATCACAATTATGGTATACCCTCTGCGTCTTATGGTAGTCATTCTGAAATTGAGGAAAATAAAAGGAAAAGAGTCAGAGAGTCCACCAGAggcccagagacccagagagatgtGAAGATGGAAACTCAAATGTCTTCAGAACCCTTACCTGAACAATCTGGACAGATGAAGCGGAGCAGTGAGACGTATGAGGTGCAGGATAATTCCATGACCACCCCAACAGATGAATTTAGTGAGAGTGTCAACACTAAGCCTGACATAAAAATGTCTCCTCCAGCATCCCCTGAGAAAGCTTCAGACCCCATCCATAAGCAGGTGAACCAGAATAATTCCAttaccaccccaacagatgaATTTAGTGAGTATGTCAACACCGAGCCTGACACACAAATGTATCCTCCAGCTTCCCCTGAGAAAGCTTCAGACCCCATCCATAAGCAGGTGAACCAGAGTAGAGAGAAACATGAGGAGCAGAATGATTCCGTGACCATCCCTACATATCAAGTTAGTGAGAGTGTAGCGAGCAAGATGGATGCATATAAAAAGTCTGCAGACCCCATACCTGAACTACTAAAACAGAGCACTGAGACACAGGAAATGCAGGAAAATTCCATGACCACCTATACAGATAAAGTTAATGAACATTTAGAGACTAAGGTCGGTGCAAAAATATTGTCTCATCCAGCCATCGGCTTAGTAGCATATAGTAGCAGTAGTGATTCTGAATGTGAAAGTGAGGGAAATGACAGGACGGGAGTCACAGAGTCAATAGATGTGAAGATGAAAACTCAAGCATCTTCAGAGAAGGCTTCAGACCCTGTCCCTGAACAGGTGAAGGAGAGCAGTGAGACGAGGCAGATGCAGGAGGATCCCATGACCACCCCTACATATGAAGTTACCGAGGATTCCATGACCTCCCCTACATATGAAGTTACCGAGGATTCCATGACCTCCCCTACTGAGAGTGTAGACCCCAAGCTTGATGCAAATATAAAGCCTCCTCCATCTATAGAAGTATATTCAGAGGAGGCTTCAGACCCTGTCCCTGAACAGGTGAATCCTGAACAGGTGAATCAGATATACATTGAAATAGAGAAGGTGCAGGAAGATTCCATGACCACCCCAACAGATGAAGTACGTGAACTTTTAGATGGCACGCTTGATGCAGAAGTAATGTCCCTGCCACCTTTAGAAGCATCCTCTGAGGAGACCCATACATTTGAAGTTAGTGAGAGTGTAGAGACCAAGTGTTCAGAACTTGCACCTGAACATGTGACGCagagcactgagatgcagggaGATTCCGCGCCAACCCATGCAGTTCAAGTAAGTGAGAGTGTAGACACCAAGCTTGATATTGAAGTAAATTCTGCTCCACCTGTAGAACTATCCTCTGAGGAGACTTCAGACATTGTCTCTGTCTCAGAGCAGGTGCTGCAGAGCAGTGAGACACAGGAAGTCCAGGAAGATTCCATGACCACCCGTACAGATGAACTTAGGGAAAGTTTAGGAACAAAGTCGGGTGCTAAAATAAAGTCTCCACCCTTAGAGGTGCTTTTCAGTGCTCTAAAGGAGTCCAGTCTTTGCAAACATCCCCTGTCTCATACGATGCGCTCAAATGTCAAAGAGTTTCTGGGAGTAGAGGATTCTTTAGAAATCACTAAAAAAGACTGTGACTTTGGTGTAACGGAGAGCATTGAGTGTACTTTAGACCTCGAGACTCCGATTATTGTCGAGGATATGGAGATCGGCCACTGTGTTGTGGAGGTGgtgggagagaatggagaggaggtgGATAGTGATCTGGAAATCATAGACAACTCTGAGAGGCCAGAGAAGACACTTGAGCTAACCAAAGGGTCTGAAGAAGAGTGCAGTGTGGATAAAAGTGAAGATGGTATTGAAAAGAAAGGCACAAGTTCCTCTAACCAAGACAGCACAAATAGTGGGAAGAAGGAAGTTACTAAAAAAACACAGGGTAGCCTGGAAAAACCCAAGAAACAGCAGATGAACCCTCAGGCCCGGACCAAAGCCCGACTAGCAGCGCTAGCTGAGCAAAAGGCAGCTGGCTCCAAAAAAGCGAGCAGGCAGCTCAACCTCCTGGCCCTATGTGAAGAAATAGCAGATGATATCGCCACTGACACAATGTTAATAAAgacgaaggaggaggaggagcaggttgTAATAATTAAGGCTGAACCCAGCAAGGAGCCAGAATGCACACCGCCTGTCACACAGGCTGAGACTGTTCCGATACCTCCTACTCCTGCCCGGCCCGAGGAACCGTCTCCAGCAGTAGAACCCTCCGCTGAGGAGCCTGCTCCAGCCAAGCCCCCAGCTCCAGAGCCACCTCGGAGGCGTTTCTTCATCAGCCAAGTGACGGTACCCCTCAAAATCCACGAGAAGAAGAAGCTTACCAGGTTCCAGAGGCTGCGGCAGGTGGAACTGCAGCGGGAGAAGAATATGTCCTGGACCATGGTGAAGAAGCTCAAGTCCGATCAGAAGATGATTCCAGAGACTGAGACTAAACCTTCCCCTCCAGCAGCAGCACCTCTCCAAGtgaccacccccccccccctcaaccaGTCCAGCTGCACTCTCCTCAACCAGTCAAGTTGA